Proteins co-encoded in one bacterium genomic window:
- a CDS encoding uroporphyrinogen decarboxylase family protein, with protein sequence MTASPKVITPCRPKWKGTLTDRQRFNNQMQYRPIDRCFNMEFGYWEENFTEWDLFSKNNIKNNDEADLFFNFDRYAVARGNVWMSPPFPYQVVEETATSRILMNGDGLLAEVPKTNQGSSIPHYIKASIVTPDDWKRCKEERFRLDDPTRIIDIKKIQQQHPTTRDYPLGVNCGSMIGKIRDMLTFEGLAYAGFDYPEMVEDMVETSCQLVEHALDQMLPHIDFDFAEGWEDICFKNGPIVSVDFFRDVVMPRYKRISKRLQAAGIKLWWVDCDGDVRPILKYIMEGGINCLFPFEVNGCAHPSELLAEYGKDLRIMGGFDKIEMAKGPEAIKAYMKTLVPLVERGGYIPFCDHRCPPNVKPEYYLYYLDLKEQMFGMKSY encoded by the coding sequence ATGACCGCATCCCCGAAAGTGATCACCCCCTGTCGTCCCAAATGGAAGGGAACCCTGACCGATCGTCAGCGTTTCAACAACCAGATGCAGTACCGGCCCATTGACCGCTGCTTCAATATGGAGTTCGGCTATTGGGAGGAAAACTTCACCGAGTGGGATCTGTTCTCGAAGAACAACATCAAGAACAACGACGAAGCCGATTTGTTTTTCAACTTTGACCGGTATGCCGTGGCCAGGGGCAACGTCTGGATGAGTCCACCGTTTCCCTACCAGGTGGTTGAAGAGACCGCCACCTCCCGAATCCTCATGAATGGCGATGGGCTTCTCGCGGAAGTCCCCAAAACCAATCAGGGCTCCTCCATTCCCCACTACATCAAGGCCTCCATCGTCACCCCGGATGACTGGAAGCGCTGCAAGGAGGAGCGGTTCCGCCTCGATGATCCGACCCGAATCATTGACATCAAAAAGATTCAGCAGCAGCACCCGACCACCCGCGACTATCCACTGGGGGTGAATTGCGGTTCCATGATCGGTAAAATCCGGGACATGCTGACCTTTGAAGGTTTGGCCTATGCCGGGTTTGACTACCCGGAAATGGTTGAGGACATGGTGGAGACCTCCTGCCAGCTGGTGGAACACGCCCTCGACCAGATGCTCCCCCACATCGACTTCGATTTTGCCGAGGGGTGGGAGGATATCTGTTTCAAGAATGGTCCGATCGTCTCAGTGGATTTCTTCCGGGACGTGGTGATGCCGCGTTACAAACGGATCTCCAAACGGCTACAGGCGGCGGGAATCAAACTCTGGTGGGTTGACTGCGATGGCGATGTGCGCCCCATCCTGAAATATATCATGGAAGGCGGCATCAACTGCCTGTTCCCCTTTGAGGTCAATGGCTGTGCCCATCCGTCGGAGTTGCTGGCCGAATACGGCAAGGATCTGCGCATCATGGGCGGATTCGATAAGATCGAGATGGCCAAAGGCCCGGAGGCCATCAAGGCTTATATGAAAACACTGGTGCCACTCGTTGAACGGGGCGGCTATATCCCCTTCTGCGATCACCGCTGTCCGCCCAATGTGAAACCGGAATATTATCTCTATTATCTGGATCTCAAGGAACAGATGTTCGGGATGAAATCGTACTGA